The nucleotide sequence ACGATGTACGTCAACCAGCCATGGACCATTCGCCAGTACGCCGGCTTCTCCACCGCTGCCGACTCCAATGCGTTCTACCGTCGCAATCTGGCCGCTGGCCAGAAGGGGCTGTCCGTCGCCTTTGATCTGGCGACCCACCGCGGCTACGACTCCGATCACCCCCGTGTTCAGGGCGACGTTGGAATGGCGGGCGTAGCAATCGATTCCATTCTCGACATGAGGCAGTTATTCGACGGTATCGACCTATCGTCGGTCTCGGTGTCGATGACCATGAACGGCGCCGTGCTGCCGATCTTGGCGTTGTACGTGGTCGCGGCCGAGGAACAGGGCGTGCCGCCGGAGAAACTGGCCGGCACCATCCAAAACGACATCCTCAAAGAGTTCATGGTGCGCAACACCTACATCTATCCGCCCAAGCCGTCCATGCGGATCATCTCCGACATCTTCGCCTACACCAGCGTGAAAATGCCCAAGTTCAACTCCATCTCGATCTCCGGATATCACATCCAAGAAGCCGGAGCCACAGCGGATTTGGAGCTGGCATATACCCTTGCCGACGGTGTCGACTACATCAAAGCGGGCCTGGATGCGGGCCTGGACATCGATAAGTTCGCGCCCCGGCTGTCCTTCTTCTGGGGCATCGGGATGAACTTCTTCATGGAGGTCGCCAAACTGCGTGCCGGCCGGTTGTTGTGGAGTGAGCTGGTGGCGAAGTTCGAGCCGAAGAACTCCAAATCGCTGTCGCTGCGTACCCATTCGCAGACTTCAGGCTGGTCGCTGACGGCGCAGGACGTCTTCAACAACGTCGCCCGCACCTGTATCGAGGCGATGGCCGCCACCCAGGGGCACACCCAGTCGTTGCACACCAATGCACTTGACGAGGCGCTGGCGCTGCCCACCGACTTCTCCGCACGCATCGCGCGCAACACTCAGCTGCTGCTGCAGCAGGAGTCGGGTACCACGCGCCCGATTGACCCCTGGGCGGGCTCGTATTACGTGGAGTGGCTGACGCACCAGCTTGCGCAGCGGGCACGTGCTCACATCAACGAGGTTGCCGAACTCGGCGGCATGGCGGCGGCCATCAGCGAGGGGATTCCCAAGCTGCGCATCGAAGAGGCGGCCGCGCGCACCCAAGCGCGCATCGACTCCGGCCAGCAGCCGGTCATCGGGGTGAACAAGTACCAAGTCGACGAGGACCAGCAGATCGAGGTACTCAAGGTCGAAAACAGCCGGGTACGTGCCGAGCAGCTGGCCAAACTGCAAGAACTGCGGGCCGGCCGCGACCAGGCGGCGGTCGATGCCGCCCTGGCCGAGCTCACCCGCGCCGCCGCCGCCCACGGTCGGGCCGGCGATGACGGGTTGGGTAATAATCTGCTGGCGCTGGCCATCGACGCGGCCCGCGCCAAGGCCACCGTCGGAGAGATCTCCGATGCGCTGGAACAGGTGTATGGCCGCCATCAGGCGGAGATCCGCACCATCGCCGGCGTCTACCGGGACGAAGTTCAAGGAGGCGGCAACATCACCCCGCTTTCCAAAGCGACCGAGCTTGTCGAGAAGTTCGCCGAGGCGGACGGCCGTCGCCCCCGCATCCTGGTCGCCAAAATGGGCCAGGACGGCCACGACCGTGGCCAGAAGGTGATCGCGACGGCGTTTGCCGACATCGGGTTCGACGTGGACGTCGGCTCACTGTTCTCCACGCCCGAGGAGGTGGCCCGCGAGGCCGCCGACAACGACGTGCACGTCGTGGGCGTGTCGTCGCTGGCCGCTGGCCACCTGACGTTGGTGCCGGCGTTGCGGGACGCGCTGGCCAAGGTGGGACGGCCGGACATCATGGTCGTGGTCGGTGGTGTCATCCCGCCGGGCGACTTCGACGAGTTGTACGCCGCCGGGGCCACGGCCATCTATCCGCCCGGCACCGTGATCGCCGACGCCGCCATCGGCCTGTTGCACAAGCTGGCCGAGCGGCTGGGATACCCGCTGGACTAGTGGCCGGTAAAACTACTCGCGTGAGTGTGACGCCATCGCGCATTCCGCCGCGCATCTGCACCAGGGCGTGTCCGATGAGGTGGGGCCGGTGACCTCCCCGGACGACGCCAAGGTCGAGCAACTGGCCGCCGCCGTGCGCAATGGCGACCGTGCCGCGCTGCCACGGGCGATCACGCTGCTGGAGTCCACCCGCGCCGACCATCGGCGGCAGGCCCAAGAGCTGTTGCTGGCACTGCTCCCCGAATCCGGGAAGGCCCATCGGGTGGGTATTACCGGCGTCCCGGGAGTGGGGAAGTCCACCACGATCGAGGCCCTGGGCATGTACCTCATCGAGCAGGGCCACAAGGTGGCCGTGCTGGCGGTGGACCCCTCGTCGACGCGTACCGGCGGATCGATTCTGGGCGACAAGACGCGGATGGCGCGGTTGGCAATGCACCCGGATGCCTACGTCCGGCCCTCTCCGACGTCGGGAACTCTGGGCGGCGTAGCAAAGGCGACGCGGGAATCGGTGGTGCTCTTGGAAGCCGCCGGCTTCGACGTGGTTCTGATCGAAACGGTCGGCGTCGGCCAGTCCGAAGTGGCCGTCGCAAACATGGTCGACACCTTCGTCTTGCTGACTTTGGCGCGCACCGGCGACCAACTACAGGGCATCAAGAAAGGTGTGCTGGAGCTGGCCGACATCGTGGTCGTGAACAAGGCCGATGGGGAACATCTGCGCGATGCGCGGTTGGCCGCCAGGGAGCTGTCCGGCGCTATCAGGCTGATCTACCCACGCGAAACAATCTGGCGGCCACCGGTTCTCACGATGAGCGCGGTGGAAGGAACCGGTCTGACACAGCTGTGGGAAGCTGTCGAGCGCCATCACCAAGTGCTCACCGAGGCCGGTGAGTTCGAAGCGCGCCGACGCGAACAGCAAGTGGACTGGACATGGCAGATGGTGCGAGATGCGGTGCTGGACCGAGTGCTGTCCAACCCGGACGTGCGCAAGATCCGAGCCGACGTCGAGCGCCGGGTTCGGGCGGGGGAGCTGACTCCCGCTCTGGCCGCCCAGCAAATTTTGGATACCGCGCAGGCCTAACGGAATGGTAAATTAATTCCGGGTTTGACACTGGGCTCTATGAAATCCAAGTAAATTCAAGATGTGACGATAGACATCGGAGTCAATCGCCGCGCGGTTTCTTCCGACGGTGACCCTGACGCAGGCCATCGTGTATCCGGCGCTGCGGACTCTCAATTTGCGTGCGTCGTTCGAATGTTCTCCAGCATGTTTCCCGCTCGCCGGTTTGGTGGGGGAGCGTTGGCGGTCTACCTGGACGGCCAGCCCGTCGTGGACGTGTGGAAAGGGTGGGCGGACCGCAAGGGCGAGGTCCCATGGTCAGCGGACTCGGCCCCGATGGTGTTCTCGGCCACCAAGGGCATGGCCGCCACCGTGATCCACCGGCTTGCCGATCGGGGGCTGATCGATTACGAGGCGCCGGTCGCGCAGTACTGGCCGGAGTTCGCGGCCAACGGCAAGGAGAAGCTCACCGTCCGCGAGGTGATGCGGCACGCGGCGGGCTTGTCGGGACTGCGCGGTGCCAGCCAGGAAGACCTGCTGGATCACGTCGTGATGGAGGAGCGGCTGGCGGCGGCGGCTCCGGGAAGGCTGCTCGGCAAACCGGCCTATCACGCGCTTACCTTCGGTTGGTTGATGTCCGGCCTGGCCAGGGCCGTGACCGGCAAGGACATGCGCGTCCTGTTCCGCGAGGAGCTCGCCGAGCCACTGGACACCGACGGTTTTCATCTGGGCCGGCCGCCGGCGGGCTCGCCCACGCAGGTCGCCCAGATCATCATGCCGCAGGACATCGCCGCCAACCCGCTGGTCACCTTTGCGGCGCACAAGATCGCCAACCAGTTCTCCAGCGGATTCCGTTCGATGTACTTTCCGGGCGTCATCGCGACGGTTCAGGGCGAAACCCCCATGCTGGACGCCGAGATTCCGGCCGCCAACGGAGTCGTCACCGCCCGCGCGCTGGCGCGGATGTACGGCGCGATCGCCAACGGCGGCGAGATTGACGGCACCCAGTTCCTGTCGCGGGAGCTGGTGGCGGGGCTGACCGGCGAGCGGCGGCTGCAGCCGGATCGCAATCTCTTCATGCCGATGGCTTTTCACCTGGGCTACCACAGTCTGCCCATCGGCAACGTGATGCCGGGGTTCGGTCACGTCGGGATGGGCGGGTCCGTCGGATGGACAGATCCGGAGACCGGCGTGGCGTTCGCGCTGGTGCACAATCGGCTGTTGACTCCGCTGGTGGCCACCGACCACGCCGGTTTCGTCGCCATCTATGCCCTGATCCGGCAGGCGGCCGCCAAGGCCCGCGAGCGTGGCTACCAGCCGGTCACGGGCATCGGGGCGCCGTACTCGGAGCCGGGAGCCGTCGCGGGCTGAGCCCAGGGGCGTTCTAGCGCTAAGAATCTTCGAGCCGGAAGCCCACCTTCATGGTCACCTGAAAGTGGCCGACGGCGCCGTCAACCAGATGGCCGCGCACTGATTCGACTTCGAACCAGTCCAGGGCGCGCATGGTCTGGGCGGCCCGGGTCAAACCGTTGCGGATTGCCGCGTCGACTCCGTCGGCCGAGCTTCCGACGATCTCGATTACCCGGTAGGTGTGATCGCTCATTTCGTCCCCTTATCTTTGAGTGTTGACGTCCCAAGAGGGTCCGAAGAATCATCTTGCGCCGGTGGTCGGCGCCGGATGAGGCCCGACACGCAGCTGGCTCGGTGCAAATGACCAAGCGCGTCCAGCGTCAGGGGCTGACGTGCATCTCGTAAAAGCGCAGCCGCGCCGTGGGCTTGCCCTGGCCCAGCGACCGGCTCCGGTCAACACCGATTGTGCGGGAGTCGATCTCGAGATTGGTGGCGCTGACGGAATCGGGCGTCTTGATCAGAAACGGCTCCGCGGCGTTGCCGGCGATGAGGCGATAGCCGACGCCGTCCAGGTTCACCGTGAAAGAGGTCAGGGGAACGAGCGATCCCATGAAAAGCCGGTCGATGAAGGTTGGCTCCAGATCAACGCCGACCAGGACGGCCACGTCGGGTCCGCTTGGTTTGGGCACCGTGACGGGCTTGCCGTCGTGGACAACGACTTCTGAGATCGGGGTGAGCGGTCCGCACCGGGGCTGGGTATGGGTGAACAGCGCCCAATGGTCTTCCACCGCGCTGCGGCGGAAATCGCACAGCAGTGCGCGCGAATACAGCGGGTTCTCCTGCACGCCGAGCCGTCCGTTGATACCGGTGGCGGGCGAGGTCGCCGATCGCAGCGACAGGACGAACTGCGGCCCGGCCGCGAGCGTGTCGCGGTTTAGCTTGTCCAGCGCCGGTGTGTAGACCGAGTAGGTCTGGAATATCGGCGCCGGGTGCCAGGCGAAGTCGTAGGCCCACACGGCTGAGGTTTCATCCGGGTCGATGTGAACCGGATCCGGCCCGATCGTCTTGACGAAGCGGCTGGGAATGTCATAGAGCCGACGCTGGCGTGCCTTGGCCTCCTCGATATGGCTGCGGGCGTGACCTGGTACGGCGACGGTTGCCAATCGGTCGAGTGCGCGCACTGGTGCCTGTATCACCCCGAGGGGGCGCAGTTCGATCGCCACCACGCCGGCAACAAAGATCACGACGACGGCGACGACGACGAACTTGGCTGCCCGAGGAAGTATTTCGAACACACCCCCCACCGCCATCGCAACGACCATCAGTCCGAGCAGAGCGGCGAAGTGAATCGTGTCGTAGCGTCCGAACGCACTCTTGGCGACAAGCACGGTTGTCACCCCGACCAGCACCACATACTTGCGTGGGATCTGCGGGCTGCCGCGAAAGAACATGACGAAAAGCGCAACGAACCAGACCAGGGTCAAGGTGACGGCGCCGCCGGCATCCAAGGGGATCGGCACTGATTGCGCATCGATGTACCCGGACACGATCTCCGAGCTGAGCCGCAGCCACGTTGGCAGGTTGCCCAGTGGTTGCCCCATGAGCAGCCAGCAGACCGGAACGGTGGCGGCGAACGCGGCGACGGTAGCGCAGTGCCGCCACAGTGCTTTCCAATCCAGCAGCAGCGACATGCCCAGGGCGATGGCCAAGACCACCGGGCCGGTGTTGAACTTGACCAGCAGCTCAAATCCCGCCACCACGCCGAGCGCGGTGGCGGTGATGAAGACCGTCGACCGTTGCGGGTCGGACCGCAACAGGGGAACACTGGCCCACGCCAAGGCCGCCAGCACGACCATTTCGGGGTACATGGTCCCCATCGCGATGGCGGTGACGCCGGTGGTCACGAACGCCAATGCGAGCGATGTCATCGGTGGGTGTCGTTGGCGCAGCGCCGCGGCGATACCCAGGAACAGCGCTGCCACGACGATTACCTGATAGATCGTCGACAGCACGGCCTGAAGCGGTGAGTAGTAGGAACTGTCCTGCAGAAAGGCCAGCGGTCCGTAGGTGAAGACGATTTGGGGTCCCCACGCGAGGTGGCGGATTTGGCCCAGCGCCACCGCGGCCTGCCAGGACGGGTCTACCCCGGTTGGTGCTTCGACGGGTACCTGAGGCCAGAAAAAGACCACGGCAACAAGTGCGGCCAGGCAACGCTGCCAGCGTGCGGAGCCCCATGTCGTCTCCGAAAACCAGGAGCTGGCGCGCTCCGACTGCGTTGAAAGCATGCGTGCAAGTTATCCCGGATCAGGCCCGCATCTCGCTGAAGACCAGGTGGGTGTGTCCGGCCGTGTGTTGGTCGAGCCTGAAGAGCCACCTGTCCAGGAGTAAGAAGCGGCCGACCCATACGACACCGAAGCCAAGCACCTGGGCGAAGAATACGGCGAGGCCGTGCACCGGCGTTGGCTCAGCGGCCATCGCGCGGTCGACGAGGTAGGTGAAGCTGGTGGCCAGAACGACGGCAAGCATCACCATCGTCC is from Mycobacterium marinum and encodes:
- the scpA gene encoding methylmalonyl-CoA mutase; protein product: MTTTASAIGSFADVPLHGERAVASATEASVEKQVAATAAAHGYATDQLRWQTPEGIEVKPVYIGADRRAAQADGYPVNSFPGEPPYVRGPYPTMYVNQPWTIRQYAGFSTAADSNAFYRRNLAAGQKGLSVAFDLATHRGYDSDHPRVQGDVGMAGVAIDSILDMRQLFDGIDLSSVSVSMTMNGAVLPILALYVVAAEEQGVPPEKLAGTIQNDILKEFMVRNTYIYPPKPSMRIISDIFAYTSVKMPKFNSISISGYHIQEAGATADLELAYTLADGVDYIKAGLDAGLDIDKFAPRLSFFWGIGMNFFMEVAKLRAGRLLWSELVAKFEPKNSKSLSLRTHSQTSGWSLTAQDVFNNVARTCIEAMAATQGHTQSLHTNALDEALALPTDFSARIARNTQLLLQQESGTTRPIDPWAGSYYVEWLTHQLAQRARAHINEVAELGGMAAAISEGIPKLRIEEAAARTQARIDSGQQPVIGVNKYQVDEDQQIEVLKVENSRVRAEQLAKLQELRAGRDQAAVDAALAELTRAAAAHGRAGDDGLGNNLLALAIDAARAKATVGEISDALEQVYGRHQAEIRTIAGVYRDEVQGGGNITPLSKATELVEKFAEADGRRPRILVAKMGQDGHDRGQKVIATAFADIGFDVDVGSLFSTPEEVAREAADNDVHVVGVSSLAAGHLTLVPALRDALAKVGRPDIMVVVGGVIPPGDFDELYAAGATAIYPPGTVIADAAIGLLHKLAERLGYPLD
- the meaB gene encoding methylmalonyl Co-A mutase-associated GTPase MeaB, with protein sequence MTSPDDAKVEQLAAAVRNGDRAALPRAITLLESTRADHRRQAQELLLALLPESGKAHRVGITGVPGVGKSTTIEALGMYLIEQGHKVAVLAVDPSSTRTGGSILGDKTRMARLAMHPDAYVRPSPTSGTLGGVAKATRESVVLLEAAGFDVVLIETVGVGQSEVAVANMVDTFVLLTLARTGDQLQGIKKGVLELADIVVVNKADGEHLRDARLAARELSGAIRLIYPRETIWRPPVLTMSAVEGTGLTQLWEAVERHHQVLTEAGEFEARRREQQVDWTWQMVRDAVLDRVLSNPDVRKIRADVERRVRAGELTPALAAQQILDTAQA
- a CDS encoding serine hydrolase domain-containing protein translates to MTIDIGVNRRAVSSDGDPDAGHRVSGAADSQFACVVRMFSSMFPARRFGGGALAVYLDGQPVVDVWKGWADRKGEVPWSADSAPMVFSATKGMAATVIHRLADRGLIDYEAPVAQYWPEFAANGKEKLTVREVMRHAAGLSGLRGASQEDLLDHVVMEERLAAAAPGRLLGKPAYHALTFGWLMSGLARAVTGKDMRVLFREELAEPLDTDGFHLGRPPAGSPTQVAQIIMPQDIAANPLVTFAAHKIANQFSSGFRSMYFPGVIATVQGETPMLDAEIPAANGVVTARALARMYGAIANGGEIDGTQFLSRELVAGLTGERRLQPDRNLFMPMAFHLGYHSLPIGNVMPGFGHVGMGGSVGWTDPETGVAFALVHNRLLTPLVATDHAGFVAIYALIRQAAAKARERGYQPVTGIGAPYSEPGAVAG
- a CDS encoding dodecin; this encodes MSDHTYRVIEIVGSSADGVDAAIRNGLTRAAQTMRALDWFEVESVRGHLVDGAVGHFQVTMKVGFRLEDS